A part of Solibacillus sp. FSL H8-0538 genomic DNA contains:
- the vrrA gene encoding VrrA/YqfQ family protein encodes MRPPYFYPPTYTMNAFQMPYAGFSPFAMRPPIPMQAPFPMQPQIPVQPQIPLQAATGAMPRIDSFLANANSLFNNAQKFTPYFQQAAPMFKNLPALWKIYKGFKDTPADSDFELESTAPQATGPAQPQPQSQVPLTPRPSVPRIYQPPFDF; translated from the coding sequence ATGCGACCTCCGTATTTTTATCCACCAACGTATACGATGAATGCGTTCCAAATGCCCTATGCGGGTTTTTCGCCTTTTGCGATGAGACCTCCTATTCCAATGCAAGCGCCTTTTCCTATGCAACCGCAAATTCCAGTGCAACCGCAAATCCCATTGCAAGCGGCTACTGGTGCGATGCCAAGAATCGACAGCTTTCTAGCCAATGCCAATTCACTATTTAATAATGCGCAAAAATTTACGCCATATTTTCAACAGGCAGCCCCAATGTTTAAAAATTTGCCTGCCTTATGGAAAATTTACAAAGGCTTTAAAGATACACCAGCAGATTCAGATTTTGAATTAGAATCAACCGCGCCGCAAGCAACAGGACCTGCACAACCACAGCCACAGAGCCAAGTCCCATTAACACCTCGTCCATCTGTACCAAGAATTTACCAGCCGCCTTTTGATTTTTAA
- a CDS encoding bifunctional adenosylcobinamide kinase/adenosylcobinamide-phosphate guanylyltransferase, whose translation MGKLTFITGGVRSGKSAFAERLVEQLGYRKECIYIATGVAFDQEMQKRIERHQQDRNQGPLKWQTIEMQTEFPKVVETYARKEIVLFECVTTWLSNILYYTEQASDRHRAIAAYINGFKEQLTTWKTNGVNVVIVSNEVLDEPPSGYEEVNLYRQTLGQLHQWIVYNSDEAYEVQFQLVQQWK comes from the coding sequence ATGGGAAAGCTAACCTTTATTACTGGAGGGGTACGAAGCGGAAAAAGTGCCTTTGCCGAACGCCTCGTTGAACAGTTAGGGTACCGAAAAGAGTGTATTTATATTGCTACCGGTGTAGCATTTGATCAGGAAATGCAAAAACGGATTGAACGCCATCAACAAGATCGTAATCAAGGACCGCTCAAGTGGCAAACAATCGAAATGCAGACGGAGTTTCCAAAAGTTGTAGAGACATACGCACGTAAAGAAATCGTGCTTTTCGAATGCGTAACGACTTGGTTATCCAACATACTTTACTATACAGAGCAAGCATCTGACCGTCATCGCGCTATCGCAGCGTATATAAACGGCTTTAAGGAGCAACTTACTACTTGGAAGACAAATGGAGTAAATGTCGTTATCGTTTCAAATGAGGTGTTAGACGAACCGCCTTCAGGGTACGAGGAAGTCAATTTATATCGCCAAACTTTAGGGCAATTGCACCAGTGGATTGTTTATAATAGTGATGAGGCGTATGAAGTACAGTTTCAACTCGTACAACAATGGAAGTAA
- a CDS encoding Fur family transcriptional regulator translates to MNSTRAWEILKDNGYKKTDKRELILDMFSNTEKYLTARDLLTVLKKDFPGMSFDTIYRNLSTFVDLGILEETELNGERNFRMHCESDHHHHHFICSDCGNVKELSICPMEMLGEKLPGYEVEAHKFEIYGKCPNCI, encoded by the coding sequence GTGAATTCAACGCGCGCGTGGGAAATATTAAAGGATAACGGCTATAAAAAAACAGATAAACGAGAGCTCATTTTAGACATGTTTTCGAATACTGAAAAATATTTGACTGCACGTGACTTACTAACAGTATTGAAAAAAGACTTTCCTGGTATGAGCTTTGACACAATTTACCGTAACCTTTCCACATTTGTTGATTTGGGGATTTTAGAAGAAACAGAATTAAATGGTGAGCGTAATTTCCGCATGCATTGTGAATCAGATCACCATCATCATCACTTTATTTGCAGTGATTGTGGGAATGTCAAAGAATTATCCATTTGTCCCATGGAAATGCTAGGCGAGAAATTACCTGGCTACGAAGTTGAGGCACATAAATTCGAAATTTATGGTAAGTGCCCGAATTGTATCTAA
- a CDS encoding ABC transporter substrate-binding protein, translated as MKFKLKWLAPLAATLLLVACSDDKETLELSPKEGKTEDVVEEAGPYKVVDDRGVEVTFDEVPETIVSLQPSSTEILFSLGVGDKIIGATEYDTYPAEALEIERVSTSVTIDAERVVELNPDVVIAYSNADEAQITQLEDAGLKVFMIQSAASFEDVYSDVVQLSEVMGVEETGEKVIADVQAQIAAVQEKTNTLETKKKVYYEVSPAPDIWTAGSETFQHEILTAAGVDNVFVDQTGWLSVTEEDVITRSPETILTPATYLDDAVGEILSRAGWDTIQAVTNKEVYLVDGDVLSRPATRIGEAVELVAQTVYPDLFK; from the coding sequence ATGAAATTTAAACTGAAATGGTTAGCGCCACTTGCAGCAACACTACTTTTAGTAGCATGCTCAGACGATAAAGAAACGTTAGAACTATCTCCTAAAGAAGGAAAAACGGAAGATGTGGTTGAAGAAGCAGGTCCTTATAAAGTAGTAGATGATCGTGGTGTGGAAGTAACATTTGACGAAGTACCAGAAACAATTGTCTCGCTACAACCTAGTAGTACAGAAATTTTATTCTCACTAGGTGTAGGGGATAAAATCATTGGTGCTACAGAATACGATACTTACCCAGCTGAAGCATTAGAAATCGAGCGTGTGTCTACATCTGTAACAATTGATGCTGAACGTGTTGTAGAATTAAATCCAGACGTAGTAATCGCTTATTCGAATGCTGATGAGGCTCAAATTACCCAGCTTGAAGATGCGGGCTTAAAAGTATTTATGATTCAATCTGCAGCTTCATTTGAGGATGTTTATTCAGATGTTGTGCAATTATCTGAAGTAATGGGCGTTGAAGAAACAGGCGAAAAAGTCATTGCAGATGTTCAAGCACAAATTGCAGCTGTTCAGGAAAAAACAAATACATTAGAAACAAAGAAAAAAGTATATTATGAAGTATCTCCAGCTCCAGACATTTGGACAGCAGGTAGCGAAACATTCCAGCACGAGATTTTAACAGCGGCTGGTGTAGACAACGTATTTGTTGATCAAACAGGTTGGTTAAGTGTTACGGAAGAAGACGTAATAACACGTAGCCCAGAAACAATTCTAACACCCGCTACGTATTTAGACGACGCTGTAGGTGAAATTTTATCACGTGCAGGTTGGGATACAATTCAAGCAGTAACTAATAAAGAAGTTTACTTAGTAGATGGTGATGTGTTATCCCGTCCTGCAACACGTATTGGTGAAGCAGTAGAACTTGTTGCACAAACGGTATATCCAGATTTATTTAAATAA
- the dacB gene encoding D-alanyl-D-alanine carboxypeptidase/D-alanyl-D-alanine endopeptidase: MGKKIIMLFLMFMLAFSTMIMPIEAVASSIMDKAVTKNLGSSSVTVSLRSLQTGKVLYEQGGNTAMKPASTLKLLTGSAALAKLGEEYRFKTEFYIDGTVEDTVLNGDIYIKGSGDPTLQKDDFLQFSKVLKHEGIRTINGHIYGDDSAFSGSTLTPGIVAKEETYYFAARTSALTMSPNSDYDASTLIITAMSTKVGKTVSYEAIPNLSGMKVINQAKTVAKGLKNTISIKRKYNSNEIVISGNLPLGSSTKEWVTFQNPTINTLHSAKFILEGAGLKFRSNSTVSQKEVPKQANKIYTKNSLTLKALYPTFIKLSNNSIADILVKAMGREVYGVGDTATGLKVVSDYGTSIGLAMNKWSIEDGSGMSHQNRVSANNQTLLLVNMRNEEIYPVFSKGLPVGGIKDRLVGGSLRNRFTATALRGRVVAKTGSITNVYTLAGYVTAKSGRTFAFSIMADNKNPTIIKSMDRVVESIITNY, encoded by the coding sequence TTGGGGAAGAAAATAATTATGCTATTCCTAATGTTTATGCTAGCATTTTCAACGATGATTATGCCAATAGAAGCGGTAGCCTCAAGCATTATGGATAAGGCGGTTACAAAAAATCTAGGGTCTTCTAGTGTGACGGTTTCATTACGTTCTTTACAAACAGGCAAAGTATTATATGAGCAAGGCGGTAATACTGCGATGAAACCAGCTTCCACATTAAAATTATTAACAGGTAGTGCGGCACTAGCAAAACTAGGGGAAGAATACCGTTTTAAAACGGAATTTTACATTGATGGAACAGTTGAGGATACGGTTTTAAATGGTGATATATACATAAAAGGGAGTGGAGACCCGACGCTTCAAAAGGATGATTTTCTACAGTTTTCTAAAGTGTTAAAACATGAAGGGATTCGCACAATTAACGGCCATATATACGGGGATGATAGTGCATTCTCGGGTTCGACATTAACACCGGGTATTGTAGCAAAAGAAGAAACGTATTACTTTGCGGCACGGACTTCGGCTTTAACGATGTCACCGAATAGTGATTATGACGCAAGTACACTTATTATTACGGCCATGTCAACAAAAGTAGGGAAAACAGTAAGCTACGAAGCAATTCCAAATTTAAGCGGGATGAAAGTCATTAATCAAGCGAAAACCGTAGCTAAAGGATTAAAAAACACGATCTCAATTAAACGTAAGTACAACTCAAATGAAATCGTCATTTCAGGTAATTTACCTTTAGGAAGTTCAACAAAGGAATGGGTAACCTTCCAAAACCCGACGATCAATACATTACATTCAGCCAAGTTTATTTTAGAAGGAGCTGGATTGAAATTCCGTTCCAATTCTACTGTGAGTCAGAAAGAAGTACCGAAACAAGCAAATAAAATTTATACGAAAAACTCGTTAACATTAAAAGCGCTTTATCCAACATTTATTAAATTAAGCAATAACAGCATTGCAGATATTTTAGTGAAGGCAATGGGGCGCGAAGTATATGGTGTTGGCGATACAGCGACAGGATTAAAGGTAGTGAGTGATTATGGTACATCAATCGGCCTAGCAATGAACAAGTGGTCGATAGAGGATGGTTCTGGAATGTCTCACCAAAATCGGGTATCAGCGAATAATCAAACATTATTATTAGTAAATATGCGAAACGAAGAAATTTATCCGGTATTTTCTAAAGGGCTTCCAGTTGGTGGAATAAAGGATCGTTTAGTTGGAGGCAGCTTACGCAATCGTTTTACAGCGACGGCATTACGGGGGCGAGTTGTGGCAAAAACGGGCTCGATTACGAATGTTTATACATTAGCAGGTTATGTAACAGCGAAAAGCGGTCGCACCTTTGCATTCTCGATAATGGCAGATAATAAAAATCCAACAATTATTAAGTCAATGGACCGCGTCGTCGAATCGATTATTACGAATTATTAA
- a CDS encoding metal ABC transporter permease — protein MIEAILNYEFLQNAFFSGLIIGVIAPLLGVFIVVRRLSLIADALSHVTLAGIAGSLYLSQSVTALALLNPIYLGIIASVSGSILIERLRRLYKHYEELAIPIIMSGGIGLSAIFISLASGFSTDLMSYLFGSVSAVSRQDLWVVVAIAVVVIIFLFFFFKELFVLSFDEEYAKASGLPAKWIHLLFMVVVALVIAASMRIVGILLVSSLMTLPVAAAMRIANGFKEAIIYAILFGELSVLVGLVSAFYLNLAPGGTIVVTSILILLIVIVAKQVLLKLSAKKEGEQVL, from the coding sequence ATGATTGAAGCAATACTAAACTATGAATTTTTACAAAACGCCTTTTTCTCAGGGCTTATTATTGGAGTGATCGCACCGCTGTTAGGTGTATTTATCGTTGTACGAAGACTGTCGCTTATTGCGGATGCACTATCACATGTGACACTTGCTGGAATTGCCGGGAGTCTGTATTTAAGTCAGTCCGTAACAGCACTTGCGCTACTAAATCCGATATATTTAGGAATTATTGCATCTGTGAGTGGCTCCATTTTAATTGAACGCTTGCGCCGTCTTTATAAGCATTATGAGGAGCTTGCGATTCCAATTATTATGTCGGGCGGAATTGGCCTTAGTGCGATTTTTATTTCGCTTGCGAGTGGTTTTAGTACAGATCTAATGAGTTATCTATTTGGTTCGGTGTCAGCTGTGTCACGCCAAGATTTATGGGTCGTTGTTGCCATTGCTGTTGTCGTAATCATATTTTTATTCTTCTTCTTTAAGGAATTATTTGTGCTATCATTTGATGAAGAATATGCGAAGGCGAGCGGACTTCCAGCAAAATGGATCCATTTATTATTTATGGTTGTTGTTGCACTTGTGATTGCAGCAAGTATGCGGATTGTAGGAATTTTACTTGTGTCTAGTTTAATGACATTACCAGTAGCGGCTGCAATGCGCATTGCGAATGGTTTTAAAGAAGCGATTATTTATGCCATTTTATTCGGAGAGCTATCAGTATTGGTTGGCTTAGTTAGTGCGTTTTATTTAAATTTAGCACCAGGCGGAACAATCGTTGTCACGTCAATTCTCATATTATTAATTGTTATTGTAGCGAAACAAGTGTTGCTTAAATTATCAGCGAAAAAGGAAGGGGAACAAGTACTGTGA
- a CDS encoding metal ABC transporter ATP-binding protein gives MKKTLIELKNVSFQYDYTQVLKNISFRVEEGDFLALLGPNGSGKSTLLKLILGLLKPMSGEIHLFEENANMFKNRELIGYVSQKSNAFNSGFPATVEEVVKSGLTKKVGLFKLMPKDANERVHIALQSVGMAQFAKRNIGQLSGGQQQRVFIARALVAEPKLLILDEPTVGIDHENVQAFYDMLAHLNAEHNMTMIIVTHDVDTVSNRISHVACLNQTIHFHGYKNDFDSISQNELDAWYGHAVRKIH, from the coding sequence ATGAAAAAAACTTTAATTGAACTGAAAAATGTGTCGTTTCAATATGACTATACGCAAGTGTTGAAAAATATCTCATTCCGTGTGGAAGAGGGAGACTTTCTTGCTTTACTTGGCCCGAATGGTTCGGGCAAATCCACATTACTAAAATTAATTTTAGGGTTATTAAAGCCGATGTCAGGTGAAATTCACCTTTTTGAAGAAAATGCGAATATGTTTAAAAACCGTGAATTGATTGGCTATGTGTCGCAAAAATCGAATGCTTTTAACTCCGGCTTCCCAGCAACTGTGGAGGAAGTTGTGAAAAGCGGCCTCACGAAAAAAGTCGGGCTATTTAAACTTATGCCAAAAGACGCCAATGAACGAGTGCATATAGCCTTGCAATCTGTGGGCATGGCGCAATTTGCGAAGCGCAATATTGGTCAGCTATCAGGTGGTCAGCAACAGCGTGTGTTTATTGCACGTGCGCTTGTGGCAGAACCAAAGCTGCTCATATTAGATGAGCCGACTGTTGGGATTGACCATGAAAATGTGCAGGCGTTTTATGATATGCTAGCGCATTTAAATGCGGAACATAATATGACGATGATTATAGTAACACATGATGTAGACACGGTATCAAATCGCATTAGCCATGTTGCTTGTTTAAATCAAACGATTCATTTCCACGGCTATAAAAATGACTTTGACTCGATTTCGCAAAATGAGTTAGATGCTTGGTATGGTCACGCCGTAAGAAAGATTCACTAA
- a CDS encoding DEAD/DEAH box helicase: MSKYTDYNLKPFLQDAIAKLGFTEPTPIQKEMIPLVLKGKSAIGQAHTGTGKTHSFLLPIVQRINEEKQEVQAVITSPTRELAQQIFDALNQLTEGTDIQSKLFIGGTDKQRQIDKLKTQPQIVVGTPGRIRDLVKENALLVHTAPILVVDEADLAFDMGFIEEIDGFASHMPENLEMYVFSATIPENLKPFLKKYMDAPVHIHMNDKKPVAEGIDFVLVPIRSKARNTRLLEVMKGINPFLAVIFCNTRKNAESVANFLAEQGIRVGQIHGDLSPRDRKKMMKQVRDLEFQYIVATDLAARGIDIQGISHVINYELPEDLEFFIHRVGRTARAGTKGTAITLFQPEDEDAIARIEKMGIPFAQKDVKNGEWTDLKDRHQRKNRVKQENEIDVKAKALVRKPKKVKPGYKRNMKWEMEKVKKRERRIKARRNND, encoded by the coding sequence ATGTCGAAATATACTGATTATAATTTAAAGCCATTTTTGCAGGACGCCATTGCAAAACTTGGATTTACAGAACCGACACCCATTCAAAAAGAAATGATTCCACTCGTATTAAAAGGGAAGAGTGCAATCGGACAAGCGCATACTGGTACAGGGAAAACACATAGTTTCTTATTGCCAATCGTGCAACGTATTAATGAAGAAAAACAAGAAGTTCAAGCGGTGATCACATCTCCAACTCGTGAGCTAGCGCAACAAATTTTTGATGCGCTAAACCAATTAACTGAAGGAACGGACATTCAGTCAAAATTATTTATTGGTGGAACAGACAAACAACGTCAAATCGATAAATTAAAAACTCAGCCACAGATCGTGGTAGGAACACCAGGACGTATTCGTGACCTAGTAAAAGAAAATGCATTACTTGTACACACGGCACCTATTTTAGTTGTCGATGAGGCAGATTTAGCATTTGATATGGGCTTCATTGAGGAAATTGATGGCTTTGCTTCACATATGCCAGAAAACCTAGAAATGTACGTGTTCTCAGCTACAATTCCTGAGAACTTAAAACCATTTCTAAAAAAATATATGGACGCACCTGTGCACATCCATATGAACGACAAAAAGCCAGTAGCAGAAGGCATTGACTTTGTTCTAGTGCCGATTCGTTCAAAAGCACGTAATACACGTTTACTGGAAGTAATGAAAGGGATTAATCCATTCTTAGCGGTGATCTTCTGTAATACACGTAAAAATGCGGAATCAGTAGCTAACTTCCTAGCGGAGCAAGGTATTCGCGTTGGTCAAATTCACGGAGATTTAAGTCCACGTGACCGTAAAAAAATGATGAAGCAAGTTCGTGATCTTGAATTTCAATACATCGTAGCAACTGATCTTGCTGCGCGTGGTATTGATATTCAAGGAATTTCACATGTAATTAACTACGAACTTCCAGAGGATCTAGAATTCTTCATCCACCGTGTAGGTCGTACAGCGCGTGCAGGTACAAAAGGAACAGCGATTACGCTTTTCCAACCAGAGGACGAGGATGCAATTGCGCGTATTGAAAAAATGGGTATTCCATTTGCTCAAAAAGACGTGAAAAATGGTGAATGGACAGATCTTAAAGACCGTCACCAACGTAAAAATCGTGTGAAACAAGAAAATGAAATTGATGTCAAAGCCAAAGCATTAGTACGTAAGCCGAAGAAAGTTAAACCAGGCTACAAGCGTAATATGAAATGGGAAATGGAAAAAGTCAAAAAACGCGAGCGTCGTATTAAAGCACGCCGTAATAATGACTAG
- a CDS encoding deoxyribonuclease IV: MLLGSHVSMSGKHMLLGASEEALSYGANTFMIYTGAPQNTRRKSIAELNIMKGLLHMQENGMSNIVVHAPYIINLGNTTKPETFRLGVDFLQEEIKRTAALEATQIVLHPGAHVGAGADVGIAKIVEGLNEVLSLELSVQIALETMAGKGTEIGRSFDEIARIIDGVTNNERLSVCFDTCHTHDAGYDIVNDFDGVLNEFDKIVGIDRIKVLHINDSKNVRGAGKDRHENIGFGEIGFDALKYIVHHEQLMHVPKILETPFVGPDAKNKKAPYKYEIDMLRSGEFKPELIDAMRD; this comes from the coding sequence ATGTTGCTAGGTTCTCACGTGTCGATGAGCGGTAAGCATATGCTTCTTGGTGCAAGCGAAGAAGCACTTTCTTACGGTGCCAACACATTTATGATTTACACAGGTGCACCGCAAAATACGCGCCGTAAATCAATTGCAGAGCTAAACATAATGAAAGGTCTTCTGCATATGCAAGAAAACGGCATGAGCAATATTGTTGTCCATGCTCCCTATATTATTAATCTCGGCAATACAACCAAACCAGAGACGTTCCGGCTAGGCGTTGATTTCCTTCAAGAGGAAATCAAACGTACGGCTGCACTTGAAGCGACACAAATCGTCCTACATCCAGGTGCCCATGTTGGCGCAGGGGCAGATGTTGGAATCGCTAAAATCGTCGAAGGCTTAAACGAAGTATTGTCTCTGGAACTTTCAGTGCAAATCGCTCTTGAAACAATGGCTGGCAAAGGAACAGAAATTGGCCGAAGCTTTGATGAAATCGCTCGAATTATTGACGGTGTCACAAATAACGAACGCCTATCTGTTTGTTTTGACACATGCCATACGCATGATGCAGGCTATGATATTGTAAATGACTTTGATGGTGTATTAAACGAGTTCGACAAAATTGTCGGCATTGACCGCATTAAAGTATTGCATATTAATGACTCTAAAAATGTGCGCGGTGCTGGTAAAGACCGACACGAAAACATCGGCTTTGGTGAAATTGGCTTTGATGCACTAAAATATATTGTGCATCATGAACAGTTAATGCACGTTCCCAAAATATTGGAAACACCTTTTGTTGGTCCAGATGCGAAAAACAAAAAGGCACCTTATAAATATGAAATCGACATGCTGCGCTCAGGTGAATTTAAGCCAGAGTTAATCGATGCTATGCGCGACTAA